The following coding sequences lie in one Capsicum annuum cultivar UCD-10X-F1 chromosome 5, UCD10Xv1.1, whole genome shotgun sequence genomic window:
- the LOC107870384 gene encoding putative UPF0481 protein At3g02645 isoform X1, whose amino-acid sequence MAHSIEIEERREADHLSGINEKNGQDSSGSQPREIVNRISGMFKGLDNSSLKSCTIFKVNVGLRESNPGAYTPKMVSIGPYHRKNPKLRPMEKYKVLYLQRFLKRQEGLDLESCINELEELKEEALKCYDDIEDLKKDTSHTDQFLQMLLLDGCFVVEFIRELHEVYPPEEEKIIDTSIGCIQVNRDLVLLENQLPFFILDKLHHMTKHDKELPFAIMAKYCFPINLPKGTDEALLEIHNNANAGNIKHLLHLIHMSWQGDPNTDPLEIIRSESNHKGNKVMSNATELSEAGISFKSFGNIYRSYEEDDIGDTSLFDIKYENGLLKIPRLQVVDSTESNLRNLIAFEQQSNVPHKYFSDFAIFMDHLIDSEKDVSLLRQKGIIVNRIGEDKEVTRIFNKIGKGVYVPDDFFTNNEEYRKIIQHCEKTSNKMKASLVRNYFSSPWVGASTVAAIVLLLLTAIQTVLAFTGGVK is encoded by the exons ATGGCACACTCCATTGAG ATAGAAGAAAGGAGGGAAGCGGATCATTTAAGTGggataaatgaaaaaaatggacAAGATTCATCAGGATCACAACCAAGGGAAATTGTTAATCGAATCTCTGGAATGTTTAAGGGTTTGGATAACTCGTCTCTTAAATCGTGTACGATATTCAAAGTAAATGTGGGGCTACGTGAATCAAATCCAGGTGCTTATACACCAAAGATGGTTTCTATAGGTCCTTACCATAGGAAAAATCCTAAGCTTCGTCCAATGGAAAAGTACAAAGTATTATACCTACAAAGGTTTCTTAAACGACAAGAGGGGCTTGATCTGGAAAGTTGCATCAATGAATTGGAGGAATTGAAGGAGGAAGCACTAAAATGTTATGATGATATAGAAGACCTCAAGAAAGACACGAGTCACACTGATCAATTCTTGCAAATGTTATTGCTTGATGGTTGTTTTGTGGTTGAGTTTATTCGAGAGCTACATGAAGTGTATCCtccagaagaagaaaaaattatcgATACTAGTATTGGTTGCATACAAGTGAATCGAGACTTGGTGTTACTAGAGAATCAACTTCCCTTCTTTATCCTCGACAAGCTTCATCACATGACAAAGCATGATAAAGAATTACCATTCGCAATAATGGCGAAATATTGCTTTCCTATTAACTTGCCAAAAGGGACTGATGAAGCACTTCTAGAGATACATAACAATGCTAATGCTGGAAATATCAAACATTTACTTCATCTAATACACATGTCATGGCAGGGGGATCCTAACACAGATCCTTTGGAAATAATTAGGTCAGAGTCGAATCATAAGGGCAATAAGGTCATGTCAAATGCAACAGAGCTTTCTGAAGCTGGGATTAGCTTCAAAAGCTTCGGAAATATATATAGATCGTATGAAGAAGATGATATTGGGGATACAAGTTTATTTGATATAAAGTACGAGAATGGACTGTTGAAAATCCCTCGTCTTCAAGTAGTTGATAGTACTGAGTCAAATCTGAGAAATCTCATTGCTTTTGAGCAACAATCTAATGTGCCTCATAAATATTTTAGTGATTTTGCAATTTTTATGGATCATCTTATCGACTCAGAAAAAGATGTGAGTTTGCTTCGCCAGAAAGGAATCATTGTGAACAGGATAGGAGAAGACAAAGAAGTGACTAGAATCTTTAACAAAATTGGAAAAGGGGTCTATGTTCCCGACGACTTCTTTACCAATAATGAAGAATACAGAAAAATAATTCAACATTGTGAAAAAACTTCGAACAAAATGAAGGCAAGTTTGGTGCGGAATTATTTTAGCAGTCCTTGGGTAGGAGCTTCAACTGTGGCAGCCATCGTTCTCCTCTTACTCACAGCTATACAAACTGTTCTAGCTTTCACAGGCGGAGTTAAATAA
- the LOC107870384 gene encoding putative UPF0481 protein At3g02645 isoform X2, whose amino-acid sequence MFKGLDNSSLKSCTIFKVNVGLRESNPGAYTPKMVSIGPYHRKNPKLRPMEKYKVLYLQRFLKRQEGLDLESCINELEELKEEALKCYDDIEDLKKDTSHTDQFLQMLLLDGCFVVEFIRELHEVYPPEEEKIIDTSIGCIQVNRDLVLLENQLPFFILDKLHHMTKHDKELPFAIMAKYCFPINLPKGTDEALLEIHNNANAGNIKHLLHLIHMSWQGDPNTDPLEIIRSESNHKGNKVMSNATELSEAGISFKSFGNIYRSYEEDDIGDTSLFDIKYENGLLKIPRLQVVDSTESNLRNLIAFEQQSNVPHKYFSDFAIFMDHLIDSEKDVSLLRQKGIIVNRIGEDKEVTRIFNKIGKGVYVPDDFFTNNEEYRKIIQHCEKTSNKMKASLVRNYFSSPWVGASTVAAIVLLLLTAIQTVLAFTGGVK is encoded by the coding sequence ATGTTTAAGGGTTTGGATAACTCGTCTCTTAAATCGTGTACGATATTCAAAGTAAATGTGGGGCTACGTGAATCAAATCCAGGTGCTTATACACCAAAGATGGTTTCTATAGGTCCTTACCATAGGAAAAATCCTAAGCTTCGTCCAATGGAAAAGTACAAAGTATTATACCTACAAAGGTTTCTTAAACGACAAGAGGGGCTTGATCTGGAAAGTTGCATCAATGAATTGGAGGAATTGAAGGAGGAAGCACTAAAATGTTATGATGATATAGAAGACCTCAAGAAAGACACGAGTCACACTGATCAATTCTTGCAAATGTTATTGCTTGATGGTTGTTTTGTGGTTGAGTTTATTCGAGAGCTACATGAAGTGTATCCtccagaagaagaaaaaattatcgATACTAGTATTGGTTGCATACAAGTGAATCGAGACTTGGTGTTACTAGAGAATCAACTTCCCTTCTTTATCCTCGACAAGCTTCATCACATGACAAAGCATGATAAAGAATTACCATTCGCAATAATGGCGAAATATTGCTTTCCTATTAACTTGCCAAAAGGGACTGATGAAGCACTTCTAGAGATACATAACAATGCTAATGCTGGAAATATCAAACATTTACTTCATCTAATACACATGTCATGGCAGGGGGATCCTAACACAGATCCTTTGGAAATAATTAGGTCAGAGTCGAATCATAAGGGCAATAAGGTCATGTCAAATGCAACAGAGCTTTCTGAAGCTGGGATTAGCTTCAAAAGCTTCGGAAATATATATAGATCGTATGAAGAAGATGATATTGGGGATACAAGTTTATTTGATATAAAGTACGAGAATGGACTGTTGAAAATCCCTCGTCTTCAAGTAGTTGATAGTACTGAGTCAAATCTGAGAAATCTCATTGCTTTTGAGCAACAATCTAATGTGCCTCATAAATATTTTAGTGATTTTGCAATTTTTATGGATCATCTTATCGACTCAGAAAAAGATGTGAGTTTGCTTCGCCAGAAAGGAATCATTGTGAACAGGATAGGAGAAGACAAAGAAGTGACTAGAATCTTTAACAAAATTGGAAAAGGGGTCTATGTTCCCGACGACTTCTTTACCAATAATGAAGAATACAGAAAAATAATTCAACATTGTGAAAAAACTTCGAACAAAATGAAGGCAAGTTTGGTGCGGAATTATTTTAGCAGTCCTTGGGTAGGAGCTTCAACTGTGGCAGCCATCGTTCTCCTCTTACTCACAGCTATACAAACTGTTCTAGCTTTCACAGGCGGAGTTAAATAA